The following coding sequences lie in one Aythya fuligula isolate bAytFul2 chromosome 17, bAytFul2.pri, whole genome shotgun sequence genomic window:
- the MYL2 gene encoding myosin regulatory light chain 2, ventricular/cardiac muscle isoform, which yields MFEQAQIQEFKEAFTIMDQNRDGFIDKADLRDTFAALGRLNVKNEEIDEMIKEAPGPINFTVFLTMFGEKLKGADPEETILNAFKVFDPEGKGLKSAYIKEMLMTQGERFSQEEVDQMFAAFPPDVSGNLDYKNLVHVITHGEEKD from the exons ATGTTTGAGCAGGCCCAGATCCAGGAATTCAAAGAG gcCTTCACCATCATGGACCAGAACCGGGACGGCTTCATCGATAAGGCAGATCTGAGAGACACGTTTGCTGCGCTCG GGCGCCTGAATGTGAAAAACGAGGAGATCGACGAGATGATAAAGGAGGCGCCCGGCCCCATCAACTTCACCGTGTTCCTCACCATGTTCGGGGAGAAACTCAAGG GTGCCGACCCGGAGGAGACGATCCTGAACGCATTCAAGGTGTTTGATCCGGAGGGCAAAGGGCTGAAATCCGCCTA CATCAAAGAAATGCTGATGACGCAGGGTGAGAGGTTTTCCCAGGAAGAG GTTGACCAGATGTTCGCTGCCTTCCCTCCAGACGTCTCTGGCAACCTCGATTACAAAAACCTCGTCCATGTCATTACACACGGGGAGGAGAAGGACTAA
- the CCDC63 gene encoding coiled-coil domain-containing protein 63, producing the protein MPPRQPGQHRFQEAQDLLLALPLRGSGLRHTLSDFTVKERECRVEADFGRLQKQFRISAEKRKCFGANMRQQIHAQEKEIESLKEEHRGMSLILSQINSLRNVMQDNRNRTELKCLLQTKDQYDCLIRDRKALLAEQDSQILELQKKIVRQNVIATKVKQANSSKWLQNQIQTLEMRLNNVTVRFDTILTVNNRLREEIENLRIQKAILDNFYAKLRKHLDQQKNRMDAAVEQSTQAYEQRVEALARISAMNERHSKDTVQYNIEMQERERIRDQENKLKTFVLAKFTDRSELEEEAKKKEALKAAQKAKKRQGESFESREVAYKRLLELAENGDIDQLVNGFTEKEGKNFAYFSYATELNNEMEKLQQRIKDLQDEITLFTTDQDTAESSSLHVLKELEDKLSHTTEKANEYEERCKESSKVLGRLKSAMEILFKEIDCDDTKIKEQLGDNGQITDLNLMQFFALVEKKTNELLLKESILIYLEADGSLTSQTFTNPLLGGTELLQGMDPARICPQPPTMEGAADATDAFEAPLDHAQLRELVLQSCERKRGSASSTGKRARNDLQA; encoded by the exons ATGCCGCCGCGGCAACCAGGCCAGCACCGGTTCCAGGAGGcccaggacctgctgctggccctcccC CTGAGGGGGTCTGGGTTGAGGCACACGCTCTCGGACTTCACTGTGAAGGAGAGGGAATGTCGCGTCGAGGCAGACTTCGGCAGACTGCAGAAGCAGTTTCGGATCTCAGCGGAGAAGAGGAAATGTTTCGGTGCCAACATGAGGCAGCAAATACACGCCCAGGA gaaagaaaTAGAGTCGCTGAAGGAAGAACACAGAGGGATGTCGCTAATACTGAGCCAGATCAACTCCCTGAGAAACGTGATGCAGGATAACAGAAATCGTACGGAGCTCAAGTGCCTCTTGCAGACCAAGGATCAGTATGACTGCCTgatcagagacagaaaagcccTGCTAGCCGAGCAGGACAGCCAG atcCTGGAGCTGCAAAAAAAGATTGTGAGGCAAAACGTGATAGCAACGAAGGTGAAGCAAGCAAACAGTAGCAAGTGGCTGCAAAACCAGATCCAGACCCTGGAGATGCGTCTGAACAAT gtCACCGTCCGTTTTGATACCATCCTGACCGTCAATAACAGGCTCCGAGAAGAGATCGAAAACCTTCGGATCCAGAAAGCCATCCTGGACAACTTCTACGCCAAGCTCCGTAAGCATCTGGACCAGCAGAAGAACAGGATGGACGCCGCCGTGGAGCAGTCCACGCAGGCATACGAGCAGCG GGTGGAGGCTCTGGCGAGGATTTCAGCCATGAACGAAAGGCACAGCAAAGACACCGTCCAGTACAACATCGAGATGCAGGAGCGGGAGCGCATCCGTGACCAGGAGAACAAGCTGAAGACCTTCGTGCTTGCCAAGTTCACGGATCGCTCTGAACTGGAGGAAGAggccaaaaagaaagaag CCTTGAAGGCAGCCCAGAAGGCAAAGAAGAGGCAAGGAGAGAGCTTCGAGAGCCGGGAGGTGGCTTACAAgcggctgctggagctggcagagaACGGGGACATTGACCAGCTGGTGAACGGGTTCactgaaaaggaagggaagaactTTGCCTACTTCAGCTACGCCACCGAGCTGAACAATGAGatggagaagctgcagcagaggatCAAGGACCTGCAG GACGAAATCACGCTCTTCACAACCGACCAGgacactgcagagagcagcagccttCATGTCCTGAAGGAGCTGGAG GACAAGCTAAGCCACACGACCGAGAAAGCCAACGAGTACGAAGAGAGATGCAAAGAGAGCAGCAAGGTCCTGGGCCGGCTCAAATCTGCCATGGAGATCCTGTTCAAAGAAATCGACTGCGATGACACGAAGATCAAGGAGCAGCTTGGCGATAACGGGCAGATCACGGACCTGAACCTGATGCAGTTTTTCG ctcttgtgGAGAAGAAGACCAACGAGCTCCTGCTGAAGGAGTCCATCCTGATTTATCTTGAGGCTGACGGCTCGCTGACGTCCCAGACCTTCACCAACCCGCTGCTGGGCGGCAccgagctgctgcagggcatgGACCCAGCCCGCAtctgcccacagccccccacCATGGAGGGCGCCGCCGACGCCACTGACGCCT TTGAGGCGCCGCTGGACCACGCGCAGCTGCGCGAGCTGGTTCTCCAGAGCTGCGAGAGGAAGCggggcagtgccagcagcacggGCAAGAGGGCGAGAAACGACCTCCAGGCGTGA